The following proteins are co-located in the Heliorestis convoluta genome:
- a CDS encoding polyprenyl synthetase family protein, with amino-acid sequence MSWNIWESLLPELAEVRLELKDKIPLPVNYGTNGSKKGLYDVQKMLPAILVFLTTRMYGETDRSTRYLALSVQFIQAATDIHRTVPEESWNRQSLEQQMIPSSVLMGDLLYAQAVDYLCEGQLFSYLDRVSEAICRIHEGAVIRKEIMENAFTAEERLEKAKELEFATLSALACRLAGEIHGVAPQDLKALEQFGRVAGLLAGQGTIASSMLQCNIWLKQGLEALGDLPSGVMNDAGQLLLTQLTGFSWNEIIPMSVESKNGTLTGKTKKVVV; translated from the coding sequence ATGTCTTGGAATATCTGGGAGTCCCTTCTTCCCGAGCTGGCAGAAGTAAGATTAGAGCTTAAAGATAAGATACCTCTTCCAGTAAACTATGGAACCAATGGATCCAAGAAGGGCCTCTATGATGTGCAGAAAATGTTGCCAGCTATTTTGGTCTTTTTGACAACTCGTATGTATGGCGAAACAGACCGCTCGACCCGTTATCTGGCTCTTTCTGTTCAATTTATTCAAGCGGCAACGGATATTCATCGTACCGTACCGGAAGAAAGCTGGAATCGACAGTCCCTAGAGCAACAAATGATCCCTTCATCTGTTTTGATGGGAGATCTTCTTTACGCGCAGGCTGTTGACTATCTCTGTGAAGGACAACTTTTTTCCTATCTCGATAGAGTATCAGAAGCAATCTGCCGTATCCATGAAGGTGCTGTCATTCGGAAAGAAATCATGGAGAATGCTTTCACAGCGGAAGAGCGATTGGAAAAGGCCAAGGAGCTTGAATTTGCAACACTGTCAGCGTTGGCTTGCCGACTGGCTGGTGAGATTCATGGTGTAGCACCTCAAGACCTGAAGGCTTTAGAGCAATTTGGTCGTGTGGCCGGTCTGTTGGCAGGACAAGGTACCATCGCTTCGTCGATGCTTCAGTGTAATATTTGGTTGAAGCAAGGTTTGGAAGCCTTGGGTGATTTACCATCGGGTGTCATGAATGACGCAGGTCAACTTTTGTTAACACAGTTAACTGGATTTTCTTGGAATGAGATTATTCCTATGTCAGTGGAAAGCAAGAACGGCACCCTGACTGGTAAAACGAAAAAAGTGGTCGTTTAG
- the tatC gene encoding twin-arginine translocase subunit TatC, which yields MAEEEKKENTMSLTDHLEELRNVLIWSLVFMAIGTAIAWIWHEELTAMLVKPLTDLGLKPVILRPAEGFFASLKVAFFAGLIIASPAVFWKIWSFIVPALYPNERKWVYILLPFSILLLVTGVLFSYFTVYPLAIRFLVTFGDFTPMLSIGEYLSFAITFILPFGIVFQLPLVVMFLVRIGVVNHHFLKHYRRHALILMFVMAAIFTPTPDVISQILMAGPMYILYEISIVIARVIEPKKKKESEEEDTEEKEEGSKEEAITERKE from the coding sequence GTGGCTGAAGAAGAAAAAAAAGAAAATACCATGTCCCTTACGGATCATTTAGAAGAGCTTCGCAATGTCTTGATCTGGTCTCTTGTTTTTATGGCGATAGGTACGGCGATTGCTTGGATTTGGCATGAAGAGTTAACAGCGATGTTGGTAAAACCTTTAACCGATTTGGGATTAAAGCCAGTTATCTTAAGACCTGCTGAAGGCTTTTTTGCATCCTTAAAAGTTGCTTTTTTTGCAGGCTTAATTATTGCATCGCCTGCTGTTTTTTGGAAGATTTGGAGCTTTATTGTCCCTGCCCTCTATCCCAATGAGCGGAAATGGGTCTATATTTTGTTGCCCTTTTCGATTCTTTTGCTTGTAACAGGTGTTTTGTTTTCCTATTTTACAGTCTATCCTTTGGCCATTCGTTTTCTTGTCACCTTTGGTGATTTTACGCCTATGCTTTCCATCGGTGAATATTTAAGCTTTGCAATTACCTTCATTTTACCTTTTGGGATTGTATTTCAACTGCCTCTTGTTGTGATGTTTCTTGTTCGGATTGGTGTAGTAAATCATCACTTTCTAAAGCATTATCGCCGTCATGCTCTGATTCTTATGTTTGTTATGGCAGCTATCTTCACACCTACGCCCGATGTGATTTCGCAAATACTTATGGCCGGTCCTATGTATATTCTTTATGAAATCAGCATTGTGATTGCTCGCGTAATAGAACCGAAAAAGAAAAAAGAATCAGAGGAAGAAGATACAGAAGAAAAGGAAGAAGGCTCGAAGGAAGAAGCTATAACAGAACGTAAGGAATAA
- a CDS encoding menaquinone biosynthetic enzyme MqnA/MqnD family protein: MLRLGKVDYLNVLPIYHAFSSRSVPLEAELVAGVPALLNQKFLAGELDITPISSIAYARQPEAGWVLPDISISADGEVESILLFLNCPVEELQGKTIAVTTSSATSVVLLKILMERYFHISCSYQPLQPNLSEMLAQYPAALLIGDDALLARENCKRPYVDLGFLWKEMTGLPMVYALWVIHRDYVQSKSHQIGSVVEAFQQSRRWGMNHRSEVIREARKICSLPTPLLERYFDTIRYDLDDSYRKAVEVFFDYAAQVKALPAPVKLKVWGVDG; encoded by the coding sequence ATGTTACGCTTGGGAAAAGTGGACTATCTCAATGTTCTACCCATCTACCACGCTTTTTCCTCCCGCTCTGTACCTTTAGAAGCTGAGCTAGTAGCAGGCGTTCCCGCCTTACTCAATCAAAAATTTCTAGCCGGCGAACTTGATATTACTCCTATCTCATCGATTGCTTATGCAAGGCAACCGGAAGCCGGTTGGGTCTTGCCTGACATCTCGATTAGTGCTGATGGTGAAGTTGAATCGATTCTGCTCTTTTTAAATTGCCCTGTTGAAGAATTACAAGGTAAGACAATAGCTGTTACGACTTCTTCAGCAACATCGGTTGTTCTTTTGAAGATCCTTATGGAGCGGTATTTTCATATTTCTTGTTCTTATCAGCCACTACAGCCCAACCTATCGGAGATGCTAGCACAGTATCCTGCCGCTTTACTGATTGGGGATGATGCTTTATTGGCTCGTGAGAACTGCAAAAGACCTTATGTAGACCTAGGTTTTTTGTGGAAAGAAATGACAGGACTTCCTATGGTCTATGCACTTTGGGTGATTCATCGTGATTATGTACAATCGAAGAGCCATCAGATAGGTTCTGTCGTAGAAGCATTTCAACAGAGTCGTCGCTGGGGCATGAACCATCGAAGTGAAGTGATCAGAGAAGCTAGAAAAATCTGCTCCTTGCCGACTCCCCTTTTAGAAAGATACTTTGATACGATACGATACGATTTAGACGATTCATATCGAAAAGCTGTGGAAGTTTTTTTTGATTATGCGGCACAGGTCAAAGCTTTGCCGGCACCTGTGAAGCTTAAAGTTTGGGGCGTTGATGGATGA
- a CDS encoding type II toxin-antitoxin system RatA family toxin yields MPYIEITRWVQGEPEKVYQLASQMEQYPAFMKDVRSIQILERGEGYTITEWVTEVDGRVIRWQERDEFFPHEGLIRYHQLSGDLKKFEGYWKVEEKEEGGLKGSQITLVIDFDLGIPMLSALLHPVLKQKVKANSESMVEAIKKQIEQKERTLG; encoded by the coding sequence ATGCCCTATATTGAAATAACACGATGGGTACAAGGTGAACCCGAAAAAGTCTATCAACTTGCCAGTCAAATGGAGCAATACCCGGCGTTTATGAAAGATGTTCGATCGATTCAAATCCTAGAACGTGGAGAAGGATATACAATCACTGAATGGGTAACAGAAGTGGATGGCAGAGTTATTCGGTGGCAAGAGCGAGACGAATTTTTCCCTCACGAAGGCTTGATTCGATATCATCAACTTTCCGGTGATTTGAAAAAGTTTGAAGGTTACTGGAAAGTTGAAGAAAAAGAAGAAGGCGGCTTGAAGGGTTCTCAAATTACTTTGGTCATTGACTTTGATCTAGGGATCCCCATGTTGTCGGCTTTGCTCCATCCTGTTCTAAAGCAAAAAGTAAAAGCCAATTCCGAATCTATGGTAGAGGCAATTAAGAAACAAATCGAGCAAAAAGAGAGAACTCTAGGATAG
- a CDS encoding polyprenyl synthetase family protein, whose amino-acid sequence MAFHLFQEIEEDLRSVEAELNKQMETTHPTITAASSHLLLGGGKRLRPAFVLLAGKLYNYQLNRLLPLAVALEMVHMATLVHDDVIDESKTRRGIATVRARWGNKISIHTGDHLFARALILIAELGDSRITQLLAKASVQMCEGEIQQMESTFNVNQSFRDYLYRINRKTALLLSLSCQLGAMAVQAEPRAARTMKWYGHHLGMAFQITDDILDLVANEEELGKPVGSDLRQGIMTLPILTATVRDPLLKDLVHQKEKTEEEVKEAIERIVKTGAIEESKKVALLYLQKAKKELDHLPDSSVKESFHKIADFIAQRNY is encoded by the coding sequence ATGGCTTTTCATCTATTTCAAGAAATTGAAGAAGATCTAAGAAGTGTGGAAGCAGAACTGAATAAACAAATGGAGACAACGCACCCAACCATCACGGCCGCCTCGAGTCATCTACTTTTAGGTGGAGGAAAAAGGTTAAGACCGGCTTTTGTGCTTTTAGCTGGAAAGTTGTACAATTATCAACTTAACCGTCTTCTGCCTCTTGCTGTTGCCTTAGAAATGGTTCATATGGCTACGCTTGTCCATGATGATGTTATTGATGAGTCAAAAACTCGACGAGGTATTGCAACGGTGCGTGCTCGCTGGGGCAACAAAATCTCCATTCATACAGGCGATCACCTATTTGCTCGTGCTTTAATTCTGATTGCTGAGCTCGGTGATAGTAGAATTACACAATTATTAGCCAAAGCAAGTGTGCAGATGTGTGAAGGCGAGATTCAGCAAATGGAAAGCACTTTTAATGTGAATCAATCTTTCCGCGATTATCTGTATCGCATTAATCGTAAAACAGCGTTGTTACTCTCCCTATCCTGCCAACTCGGTGCGATGGCTGTTCAAGCGGAACCTAGGGCTGCGAGAACGATGAAATGGTACGGTCACCATTTAGGTATGGCTTTTCAGATAACCGATGACATCTTAGATCTTGTGGCCAATGAAGAAGAACTGGGAAAACCAGTAGGGTCTGATCTTCGTCAAGGCATTATGACATTGCCTATTTTAACGGCCACTGTGCGAGATCCTTTATTAAAAGATCTGGTTCATCAAAAAGAAAAAACAGAAGAAGAAGTAAAAGAGGCAATTGAAAGAATCGTTAAAACTGGCGCTATAGAAGAAAGCAAAAAGGTAGCTCTTTTGTACTTACAAAAGGCCAAAAAAGAACTGGATCATTTGCCTGATTCATCGGTGAAAGAATCTTTCCACAAAATTGCTGACTTTATAGCACAAAGAAACTACTAA
- the tatA gene encoding twin-arginine translocase TatA/TatE family subunit, translating to MPNIGFPELLLILVVALLVFGPGKLPEIGKSLGRGINEFKRATSQQKELDEPPQKSEESQSKGETPSKDK from the coding sequence ATTCCTAACATAGGTTTTCCCGAACTCCTCCTTATTCTGGTCGTTGCACTACTTGTATTTGGACCTGGCAAATTGCCGGAGATAGGAAAATCTCTGGGCAGGGGTATCAATGAATTTAAGAGAGCAACGTCGCAACAGAAAGAACTGGATGAACCTCCTCAAAAGTCTGAGGAGTCTCAAAGTAAAGGGGAGACTCCTTCAAAGGACAAATGA
- a CDS encoding demethylmenaquinone methyltransferase, whose product MQYSDGFRSAEEKERYIQSTFSAIANHYDSMNQWMTFNLDSRWRKKTALFSAVPLGGKALDVCCGTGELSHCLASQVGTTGEVIGLDFNEDMLAVAREKQKKDQIHKNIIFVQGNAMTLPFPDNTFHTATIGFGLRNVPDFRHVLGEMMRVIQPGGTVVSLETGKPEAFLIKDMHKLYVKKMVPMLDKLSGGPRGPYAWLARSAQSFLPQEELAKEYKALGLEKVKYYNLLGGAVAIHVGFKV is encoded by the coding sequence TTGCAGTATTCAGATGGCTTTCGTTCTGCTGAAGAGAAAGAACGATATATACAATCTACTTTTTCTGCCATTGCGAACCACTATGACAGCATGAATCAATGGATGACTTTTAATCTTGATAGTCGCTGGCGTAAGAAGACAGCTCTTTTTTCGGCTGTTCCGCTAGGCGGGAAAGCGCTCGATGTATGCTGTGGTACAGGGGAGCTGAGCCACTGTCTGGCAAGTCAAGTTGGCACGACTGGTGAAGTTATCGGCCTTGATTTTAATGAAGATATGCTTGCAGTAGCCCGTGAGAAACAGAAAAAAGATCAGATACACAAAAACATTATTTTTGTGCAAGGCAATGCTATGACTTTGCCTTTTCCTGATAATACCTTTCATACGGCTACGATTGGTTTTGGTTTGCGTAATGTCCCTGACTTTCGTCATGTTCTCGGAGAAATGATGAGAGTGATACAACCGGGTGGTACTGTTGTCTCTTTAGAGACAGGCAAGCCAGAGGCTTTCTTGATTAAAGACATGCACAAGCTTTATGTAAAGAAAATGGTGCCTATGCTTGATAAACTTTCTGGTGGTCCCCGAGGCCCTTACGCTTGGCTGGCTCGCTCTGCACAAAGCTTTTTGCCCCAGGAAGAATTGGCCAAAGAATATAAAGCACTCGGTCTTGAAAAAGTAAAGTATTATAATCTTTTGGGCGGTGCTGTAGCAATTCATGTGGGATTCAAAGTATAA
- a CDS encoding 4-hydroxybenzoate octaprenyltransferase → MSQSTTERTGNNNGSSNTLKRIKIFMEMIKFEHTIFALPFAYMGALLAQQQIPAWDVLFWITVAMVGARTAAMTLNRMIDRHIDRDNPRTADRAMAKGAIKVGEAWIYTLISFGLLILAAAMLNPLALLLSPLAVFILTIYSYTKRFTWACHIVLGAALAAAPVGAWIGVNGSIEGSIIILGLAVLTWVAGFDILYACQDTEFDRSYGLHSIPARFGIARSLWIARLFHIAAALLLIMTGLLLGLGYWYYIGVLIAIILLIYEHSLVSPQDLSKLDAAFFAMNGYISVTMFFFTLLDIVL, encoded by the coding sequence TTGTCACAAAGCACTACCGAAAGAACAGGAAATAATAACGGATCAAGTAATACGCTGAAGCGTATAAAAATTTTCATGGAAATGATCAAGTTTGAACACACCATCTTCGCCTTGCCTTTTGCTTATATGGGTGCCCTCTTGGCACAACAACAAATACCTGCTTGGGATGTTCTCTTCTGGATCACTGTCGCTATGGTCGGTGCTCGAACAGCCGCTATGACTCTCAACCGTATGATTGATCGCCACATCGACCGCGACAATCCGAGAACAGCAGATCGCGCCATGGCCAAGGGTGCGATCAAAGTGGGCGAAGCTTGGATCTATACCCTAATCAGTTTTGGCTTGTTGATCCTAGCCGCAGCTATGTTAAACCCTTTGGCCTTACTACTATCGCCGTTGGCTGTCTTTATTCTGACTATCTACTCCTACACCAAACGCTTTACCTGGGCTTGCCACATTGTCCTCGGTGCTGCTCTCGCTGCCGCTCCCGTTGGCGCTTGGATCGGTGTAAACGGCTCTATAGAGGGTTCTATCATTATTTTAGGGCTTGCCGTTCTCACCTGGGTAGCCGGCTTCGATATCCTCTATGCCTGCCAGGATACAGAATTCGACCGTTCCTATGGTCTTCACTCTATTCCTGCCCGCTTTGGCATTGCCAGATCCCTCTGGATCGCCCGTCTTTTCCACATAGCCGCCGCTCTACTCTTAATCATGACAGGCCTTTTGCTTGGACTCGGTTATTGGTACTATATAGGCGTCCTTATCGCGATTATCCTTCTGATCTACGAACACAGCTTGGTATCGCCCCAGGATTTAAGCAAGCTCGATGCCGCTTTTTTTGCTATGAATGGCTATATTAGTGTCACCATGTTCTTCTTCACATTGCTAGATATTGTGCTATAA
- the mqnE gene encoding aminofutalosine synthase MqnE: protein MQDLLTEKSPLADLIPKVQAGQRLTREEGIRLYQSNDLLTIGYLADIIRRRKNGDNVYFINNRHINPTNVCINRCPLCAFGVDKEDPKSYVMTLDQIEEKARESRESNPSEVHIVGGLHPDISFDFQVEMLQRVRKALPDSHIQAFTAVEIDYFSEQTGMDPLQVLKTLQEAGLGSLPGGGAEIFSEGVRKKICEKKISGERWLEIHGLAHQLGMKTNATMLYGHIETIEERVDHLIQLREQQDRTGGFQAFIPLAFHPKNTGLEEYGLARTTGYDDLKALAIARLMLDNFDHIKAFWIMIGPKLAQVSLAFGVDDIDGTVVEEKITHAAGADTGQALTRQELVQMIRAAGRVPLERDTLYKVIRKEF, encoded by the coding sequence GTGCAGGACCTACTAACAGAGAAGAGTCCCTTGGCCGATTTGATACCCAAAGTTCAGGCTGGACAGCGCTTAACAAGAGAAGAAGGGATTCGGCTCTATCAATCCAATGATCTCCTTACCATCGGCTACTTAGCCGATATCATAAGACGTCGAAAAAACGGCGACAACGTTTACTTTATTAATAACCGTCATATTAATCCGACCAATGTATGTATCAATCGTTGTCCTCTCTGTGCATTTGGCGTGGACAAAGAAGACCCCAAATCCTATGTCATGACACTTGATCAAATTGAAGAAAAAGCGAGGGAATCGAGAGAGAGCAACCCCTCAGAAGTCCATATTGTGGGAGGGCTTCACCCTGATATTTCATTTGATTTCCAAGTAGAGATGTTACAACGGGTGCGCAAAGCTTTACCAGATAGCCATATTCAGGCTTTCACAGCGGTGGAAATTGACTACTTCAGTGAACAAACAGGCATGGATCCTCTTCAAGTTCTCAAAACATTGCAAGAAGCAGGCCTCGGCTCTTTGCCAGGAGGCGGTGCTGAAATATTTAGCGAAGGCGTACGCAAAAAAATCTGTGAGAAAAAGATATCAGGAGAGCGCTGGCTAGAAATTCATGGCCTAGCCCATCAACTAGGTATGAAGACAAATGCAACGATGCTCTACGGTCATATAGAGACCATAGAAGAACGAGTCGATCACTTAATTCAATTACGAGAACAGCAAGATAGAACTGGGGGCTTTCAAGCTTTCATTCCTCTGGCTTTTCACCCTAAAAACACAGGCCTCGAAGAGTACGGTCTCGCTCGAACAACAGGCTATGACGATTTAAAGGCACTGGCCATCGCTCGCTTGATGCTTGATAACTTTGATCATATCAAAGCTTTTTGGATTATGATTGGCCCGAAGCTAGCGCAAGTGTCCCTGGCTTTTGGTGTCGATGATATTGACGGTACCGTGGTAGAAGAAAAAATTACCCATGCAGCCGGTGCAGATACAGGACAAGCTTTGACCAGGCAAGAACTGGTACAAATGATTCGTGCTGCTGGCCGGGTACCTTTGGAGCGAGATACATTGTATAAGGTTATTCGCAAGGAGTTTTAG
- a CDS encoding aspartate aminotransferase family protein produces MSSLLLQYEKNINPSMARIFRFMGLGTEAVRAEGSYVYDDQGNCYLDFLGNFGVFNLGHRHPRVLEAVRQQLEKLPQTTRYLVDRPTAELAALLAEVTPGDLQYSFFCNSGAEAVEGAIKLARLSTGKKGIISTFNSFHGKTMGALTVSGRELFRKPCEPLLPQVEHIAFGDIDALKKVIANHSDWAALVLEPIQGEGGVQVPPKGYLRQVEDICRNEGILLILDEVQTGLGRSGYFFVCEKEEVVPDILCLAKALGGGVMPIGAIVGRPTVWEPFLENPFIHTSTFGGNPLACAAALATIKVIIEEELVQQSREKGNKALTYLQQVAANHADVIVEVRGQGLLIGIELAHEGMGGYMINRMVEEKIIVGYTLNNSRVIRLEPPLNIAMEDLERALDRIATITKEMTDQREDFMESTQ; encoded by the coding sequence TTGTCTTCACTATTGCTACAGTATGAAAAAAATATTAACCCTTCAATGGCTCGTATCTTTCGTTTTATGGGATTGGGAACGGAAGCAGTTAGAGCAGAAGGTTCTTATGTATATGACGATCAGGGGAATTGCTATCTTGATTTTTTGGGCAACTTTGGTGTTTTCAATTTGGGTCATCGCCACCCTCGTGTTCTTGAAGCAGTTCGGCAGCAGTTAGAAAAACTTCCTCAGACAACACGCTACTTGGTCGATAGACCTACTGCGGAATTAGCGGCTTTGTTAGCAGAAGTAACGCCTGGTGACTTACAATATTCTTTTTTTTGCAACTCTGGTGCAGAAGCTGTAGAAGGTGCCATTAAGCTGGCTCGACTTTCAACAGGGAAGAAAGGGATTATTAGCACCTTTAATAGTTTTCATGGAAAAACAATGGGAGCTTTAACTGTTTCAGGTCGTGAACTTTTTCGAAAACCTTGTGAACCCTTGCTGCCTCAGGTAGAACATATTGCTTTTGGTGATATCGATGCACTTAAAAAAGTAATAGCCAATCATTCCGATTGGGCTGCTTTGGTTCTAGAGCCCATTCAAGGTGAAGGTGGTGTACAAGTTCCGCCGAAAGGATATCTTCGACAAGTAGAAGATATCTGTCGCAACGAGGGAATTCTATTGATTCTTGATGAAGTCCAAACGGGCCTAGGCAGAAGTGGTTATTTTTTTGTTTGTGAAAAAGAAGAAGTCGTGCCTGATATTCTTTGTTTGGCCAAAGCTTTAGGCGGTGGAGTCATGCCGATAGGGGCCATTGTAGGGCGACCTACTGTTTGGGAACCTTTTTTAGAGAACCCATTTATTCATACGAGCACTTTTGGTGGCAATCCTCTCGCTTGTGCGGCAGCCCTGGCAACCATTAAAGTAATTATAGAAGAGGAATTGGTTCAGCAAAGTCGAGAGAAAGGAAACAAGGCTCTCACGTATTTGCAACAAGTCGCTGCCAACCATGCCGATGTAATCGTAGAAGTTCGTGGACAAGGGTTACTCATTGGCATTGAGCTAGCCCATGAAGGGATGGGTGGCTATATGATCAATCGGATGGTTGAAGAGAAAATCATTGTTGGCTATACTTTAAATAACAGTCGCGTCATTCGATTAGAGCCACCTTTGAATATAGCCATGGAGGACCTAGAAAGAGCTCTAGATCGAATTGCTACGATTACAAAAGAAATGACTGATCAGCGAGAAGATTTTATGGAATCGACTCAGTAA
- the mqnC gene encoding cyclic dehypoxanthinyl futalosine synthase, with protein MTKKLLHIVEKVRQRQRLSVEEAEILWTEGDLLLLGLLAQEVRKAMHGDDTVTFVIDRNINYTNVCTVGCRFCAFYKNPDQEGAYLLRHEEIFQKIEETLAVGGTQILMQGGIHPDLSLEYYEDLLKAIKKRYIIHIHSFSPPEIFSMAEKSGLSIDKTLCRLKEAGLDSIPGGGAEILDDRVRAIISPRKIGWQRWMEVMQSAHRQGLKTTATMMFGSVETLQERLYHLERLRQGQDETGGFTAFIPWSFQPTYTELGGKTATGVEYLKTLALSRVFLDNIPNIQASWVTQGSKMAQVALAFGANDFGGTMLEENVVRATGIRYRVPLDEILHCIRETGKKPVQRDTLYRALRAF; from the coding sequence ATGACGAAAAAGCTACTTCATATTGTTGAAAAAGTAAGGCAGCGTCAACGTTTATCTGTCGAAGAGGCAGAAATACTGTGGACAGAAGGCGATCTTCTTCTACTCGGTCTATTGGCGCAAGAAGTGCGCAAAGCAATGCATGGTGATGATACAGTTACTTTTGTCATTGATCGGAACATTAACTACACGAATGTATGTACCGTAGGTTGTCGTTTTTGTGCTTTTTATAAAAACCCAGATCAAGAAGGTGCCTACCTTTTACGTCATGAAGAGATTTTTCAAAAAATTGAAGAGACCCTTGCTGTAGGAGGCACCCAAATCTTAATGCAAGGTGGTATTCATCCTGATCTATCTCTGGAATATTATGAAGACCTTCTAAAAGCTATCAAGAAAAGATATATCATTCATATTCATTCTTTTTCCCCACCAGAGATTTTTTCCATGGCTGAAAAAAGTGGATTGTCGATTGATAAGACTCTTTGTCGATTGAAAGAAGCTGGTCTTGATTCCATACCTGGCGGCGGTGCAGAAATCTTAGATGATCGAGTTCGCGCGATTATCAGTCCTCGAAAGATAGGCTGGCAGCGTTGGATGGAGGTTATGCAAAGCGCCCATCGTCAAGGCTTAAAAACAACAGCAACGATGATGTTTGGCTCTGTAGAAACCCTTCAAGAGAGGCTTTATCATTTAGAGCGCCTTCGTCAAGGGCAAGATGAAACAGGGGGCTTTACAGCTTTTATTCCATGGAGCTTTCAACCGACTTATACAGAGTTGGGAGGAAAGACAGCTACTGGTGTCGAATACCTAAAAACTTTGGCGTTGTCTAGAGTTTTTTTGGATAATATTCCAAATATACAAGCGTCTTGGGTAACGCAGGGCTCTAAGATGGCACAAGTTGCCCTTGCTTTTGGTGCCAATGATTTTGGCGGAACCATGTTAGAAGAAAATGTTGTAAGGGCAACAGGGATTCGTTATCGTGTTCCTCTTGATGAGATTTTACATTGTATTCGTGAAACAGGGAAAAAACCTGTGCAGAGGGACACGTTGTACCGAGCGCTTCGTGCGTTCTGA